GGCGCAATAATTGAAAATCTAGATCAAATAAGGTTGGTTTTAGCAAAACTGAAACTATTTTCAAAGACACAAAATACAGGAGACTCTAAAGAAGTATCAATATCAGAATTTCTTGAGAGCTTTTTCCCAACAACATACACCGTTAAAAAGGCAAAATCTATTCTCTTGATTCAGACTCCCAAGAGATAGATTGTGTTATTCTCCATTCTATACACCCAAGACTATTTACTCCCAAAAGAGAAGTGATTTTAGCAGAAGGCGTATATGCTGCTATAGAGATAAAACCTGACATCAAAACATTAACCAATAAATCAGAATTTCATCGAGGATTAAAACAGATACAAA
The sequence above is drawn from the Thiothrix nivea DSM 5205 genome and encodes:
- a CDS encoding DUF6602 domain-containing protein; this encodes MYSLDSDSQEIDCVILHSIHPRLFTPKREVILAEGVYAAIEIKPDIKTLTNKSEFHRGLKQIQ